A stretch of the Solanum dulcamara chromosome 6, daSolDulc1.2, whole genome shotgun sequence genome encodes the following:
- the LOC129893041 gene encoding uncharacterized protein LOC129893041 isoform X2, which yields MKQVLLSLLLLSTLVHEAQARNIPMLKENVLKERSDDGYSGEVNKLCKDDHCSSSGRNRKLMTKTTSTSSPIITTTSTKNIKNEGNKAHDTTILKGQSRSETFSVNSSPETGHRKTSSDHHPDVLDLAGMDYSPAKRKPPIHN from the exons ATGAAGCAAGTTCTACTTTCTCTTTTGCTTTTATCCACTTTGGTCCATGAAGCACAAGCTAGGAATATTCCCATGTTAAAG GAAAATGTTTTGAAAGAAAGAAGTGATGATGGATATTCTGGAGAAGTTAATAAACTTTGCAAAGATGACCATTGTTCATCATCAG GAAGAAATAGGAAACTTATGACAAAAACAACCTCTACTTCTAGTCCAATTATCACAACTACTTCAACAAAG aATATCAAGAATGAAGGAAATAAAGCTCATGATACCACCATATTGAAAGGCCAATCACGTAGTGAAACTTTCTCAGTCAATTCATCGCCGGAAACTGGTCACCGGAAAACATCCTCCGATCACCATCCCGACGTGCTAGACCTAGCCGGAATGGATTATTCTCCGGCGAAGAGAAAACCTCCAATTCACAACTAA
- the LOC129893041 gene encoding uncharacterized protein LOC129893041 isoform X1, translating to MKQVLLSLLLLSTLVHEAQARNIPMLKQENVLKERSDDGYSGEVNKLCKDDHCSSSGRNRKLMTKTTSTSSPIITTTSTKNIKNEGNKAHDTTILKGQSRSETFSVNSSPETGHRKTSSDHHPDVLDLAGMDYSPAKRKPPIHN from the exons ATGAAGCAAGTTCTACTTTCTCTTTTGCTTTTATCCACTTTGGTCCATGAAGCACAAGCTAGGAATATTCCCATGTTAAAG CAGGAAAATGTTTTGAAAGAAAGAAGTGATGATGGATATTCTGGAGAAGTTAATAAACTTTGCAAAGATGACCATTGTTCATCATCAG GAAGAAATAGGAAACTTATGACAAAAACAACCTCTACTTCTAGTCCAATTATCACAACTACTTCAACAAAG aATATCAAGAATGAAGGAAATAAAGCTCATGATACCACCATATTGAAAGGCCAATCACGTAGTGAAACTTTCTCAGTCAATTCATCGCCGGAAACTGGTCACCGGAAAACATCCTCCGATCACCATCCCGACGTGCTAGACCTAGCCGGAATGGATTATTCTCCGGCGAAGAGAAAACCTCCAATTCACAACTAA